The following are encoded in a window of Bradyrhizobium sp. WBOS07 genomic DNA:
- a CDS encoding homocysteine S-methyltransferase family protein — MTRYRHGLPQHGGGIFLTDGGMETSLIFHEGLELPHFAAFVLLDSADGRGHLKRYYESYLRIARQHGLGFVLDTPTWRANPDWGAKLGYDAAALDAINKRAIRFLDELRGAWESPGTPCVINGAIGPRGDGYKAGNMDAAEAEAYHSGQIAAFAEAGAYMVTAFTLNSINETIGVVRAAKTQEIPVAISFTVETDGRLVRGESLREAIEAVDEATERACEYFLINCAHPSHFESALASGEAWVQRIHGIRANASAKSHAELDESETLDSGDPVDLGRRYLSLRRAFPGMRILGGCCGTDHRHVAAVCEACLPSEAMTA, encoded by the coding sequence ATGACCAGATATAGACATGGTCTGCCGCAACATGGCGGCGGCATTTTCCTGACCGACGGCGGCATGGAAACCTCCCTGATCTTTCACGAGGGGCTGGAACTGCCCCATTTCGCGGCCTTCGTGCTGCTCGACAGCGCGGATGGCCGCGGGCATTTGAAGCGCTACTACGAATCTTATCTGCGCATCGCCCGGCAGCATGGGCTCGGCTTCGTGCTCGACACTCCGACCTGGCGCGCCAACCCGGATTGGGGTGCCAAGCTCGGTTATGATGCGGCCGCGCTCGATGCCATCAACAAGCGCGCCATCCGCTTCCTCGACGAATTGCGCGGCGCCTGGGAATCCCCCGGCACGCCCTGCGTCATCAACGGTGCAATCGGTCCGCGCGGCGACGGCTACAAGGCCGGCAACATGGACGCGGCGGAGGCGGAAGCCTACCACTCAGGCCAGATCGCGGCCTTCGCCGAGGCAGGCGCCTACATGGTGACCGCGTTCACGCTGAACAGCATCAACGAAACGATTGGCGTGGTGCGCGCAGCCAAGACGCAGGAGATTCCGGTCGCGATCTCCTTCACGGTCGAGACCGATGGCCGCCTCGTCAGGGGAGAGTCATTGCGCGAGGCGATCGAAGCGGTCGACGAGGCAACCGAACGTGCCTGCGAATACTTCCTGATCAATTGTGCGCACCCGAGCCATTTCGAGAGTGCGCTCGCGAGCGGCGAAGCGTGGGTCCAGCGCATCCACGGCATCAGGGCCAATGCGTCGGCCAAGAGCCATGCCGAGCTCGACGAGTCGGAGACGCTCGACAGCGGCGACCCCGTCGATCTCGGCCGCCGCTACCTCTCGCTCAGGCGCGCGTTTCCCGGCATGCGCATTCTCGGCGGCTGTTGCGGCACTGACCACCGGCATGTTGCCGCCGTCTGCGAGGCCTGCCTGCCGTCAGAAGCGATGACGGCGTGA
- a CDS encoding pyridoxamine 5'-phosphate oxidase family protein gives MANDNDRDIDRAWDLMKKIGFAMLVTRDGDKLRARPMSAHLDREANTIFFLTDARRHKDEEIARNPSINLSFADAGSQKYVSLTGTAVVSNDRAKIKELFSTPAKAWWDSAEDPNIRVLKVTPDDAEFWDSPGTVISYVKMAAAAVTNTRPDIGENRKVTM, from the coding sequence ATGGCCAACGACAATGACCGCGACATCGATCGCGCCTGGGATCTGATGAAGAAGATCGGGTTTGCGATGCTGGTGACGCGCGACGGCGACAAGCTGCGCGCGCGACCGATGAGCGCTCATCTCGACCGCGAGGCGAACACGATTTTCTTCCTCACCGACGCACGTCGCCACAAGGACGAGGAGATCGCACGCAATCCCTCGATCAACCTGTCGTTCGCGGATGCCGGCAGTCAGAAATATGTCTCGCTGACCGGTACGGCCGTCGTCTCCAACGATCGTGCGAAGATCAAGGAGCTGTTCTCGACGCCGGCGAAAGCATGGTGGGACAGTGCCGAGGACCCCAACATCCGCGTGCTCAAGGTGACGCCCGACGACGCCGAGTTCTGGGATTCGCCAGGCACTGTGATCTCTTACGTGAAGATGGCTGCGGCGGCGGTGACGAACACGCGGCCCGACATCGGAGAGAACCGCAAGGTCACGATGTGA
- a CDS encoding ABC transporter ATP-binding protein/permease: MNKPAAKREQHKPPIVGIKGENGDEVEPPPPELLEPDPELSPEEAEQARKDYLLTRFWISARGFWGRSGDRLAWPFSIGLGLLIVLTVGFQYGINVWNRAIFDAIEKRDAGSVFHLTAVFFPLAIGSIVLGVAQVFARMGIQRRWRAWLTASVLTRWLANGRYYQLNLVSGDHQNPEYRIAEDLRIATDSPVDFLAGVTSALLSAATFIVVLWTIGGALTVTLGGTSITIPGFLVIAAMLYAAIASSSILVIGRRFVQVSEDKNQAEADFRYTLTRVRENGESIALLGGEEEERDGIDRNFTSVIRQWARLAGQHMRTTLVSQGSSLVAPVVPLLLCAPKFLDGSMTLGQVMQAASAFTIVQSAFGWLVDNYPRLADWNACARRIASLMMSLDGLERAEQGDGLGRIKRGETRNDAMLEMKDLSVTLDDGTAVVGETEVVIEPGERLLVAGESGTGKSTLVRAIAGLWPWGGGSVNFHPDRRLFMLPQRPYVPSGSLRRAVAYPGAADHWTVDEIGDALHKVGLDHLKEKIEEEGPWDQTLSGGEKQRLAFARLLLHNPDIVVLDEATSALDEKSQDKMMKMVTDELPKATIVSVAHRAELEAFHSRKIVLERRKGGAKLVSDIALIPRKGKRRLLGRFLRQRKAPKKAA, encoded by the coding sequence ATGAACAAGCCGGCCGCCAAGCGCGAACAGCACAAGCCGCCGATCGTCGGGATCAAGGGCGAGAACGGCGACGAGGTCGAACCGCCGCCGCCGGAGCTGCTTGAGCCCGATCCGGAGCTCTCCCCCGAGGAGGCCGAGCAGGCCCGCAAGGATTATCTGCTGACGCGGTTCTGGATCAGTGCGCGCGGCTTCTGGGGACGCAGCGGCGATCGCCTCGCTTGGCCGTTCTCGATCGGCCTCGGCCTCTTGATCGTTCTCACCGTCGGCTTCCAGTACGGCATCAATGTCTGGAACCGCGCGATCTTCGATGCGATCGAGAAGCGCGATGCGGGATCCGTCTTCCATCTCACCGCGGTGTTCTTTCCGCTCGCGATCGGCAGCATCGTGCTCGGCGTCGCGCAGGTGTTCGCGCGGATGGGCATCCAGCGGCGCTGGCGGGCCTGGCTGACGGCGAGTGTGCTGACGCGGTGGCTCGCCAACGGACGCTATTACCAGCTCAACCTGGTCAGCGGCGATCACCAAAACCCCGAATACCGGATCGCGGAAGATCTGCGCATCGCCACCGACTCCCCGGTCGATTTCCTCGCCGGCGTCACCTCGGCGCTGCTGTCGGCGGCGACCTTCATCGTCGTGCTCTGGACCATCGGCGGCGCGCTCACCGTCACGCTCGGCGGCACGAGCATCACCATTCCGGGCTTCCTCGTGATCGCCGCGATGCTCTATGCCGCAATCGCCTCGAGCTCCATCCTGGTGATCGGCCGCCGCTTCGTGCAGGTGTCCGAGGACAAGAACCAGGCCGAAGCCGATTTCCGCTACACGCTAACGCGCGTGCGCGAGAATGGGGAGAGCATCGCGCTGCTCGGCGGCGAGGAGGAGGAGCGCGACGGCATCGACCGCAACTTCACCAGCGTGATCCGGCAATGGGCGCGGCTCGCGGGCCAGCATATGCGCACCACGCTGGTGTCGCAGGGCTCGAGCCTCGTTGCGCCCGTGGTCCCTCTCCTGCTCTGCGCGCCGAAATTCCTCGACGGCAGCATGACACTGGGGCAGGTGATGCAGGCGGCCTCCGCCTTCACCATCGTGCAGAGCGCGTTCGGCTGGCTGGTCGACAATTATCCGCGCCTCGCCGACTGGAACGCCTGCGCGCGCCGCATCGCCTCGCTTATGATGTCGCTCGACGGCCTCGAGCGCGCCGAGCAGGGCGATGGTCTCGGCCGCATCAAGCGCGGCGAGACGCGCAACGACGCCATGCTCGAGATGAAGGATCTCTCGGTCACGCTCGATGACGGCACTGCGGTGGTTGGCGAGACCGAAGTGGTGATCGAGCCCGGCGAGCGGCTGCTGGTGGCCGGCGAATCCGGCACCGGCAAGAGCACGCTGGTGCGTGCCATCGCCGGCCTCTGGCCCTGGGGCGGCGGCAGCGTGAATTTTCATCCCGACCGGCGGCTGTTCATGCTGCCGCAGCGGCCTTACGTGCCCTCGGGATCGCTGCGCCGCGCGGTCGCCTATCCCGGCGCCGCCGACCACTGGACCGTGGACGAGATCGGCGACGCCCTGCACAAGGTCGGGCTCGATCATCTCAAGGAGAAGATCGAGGAGGAAGGTCCTTGGGACCAAACGCTGTCGGGCGGCGAGAAGCAGCGCCTCGCCTTCGCGCGGCTCCTGCTGCACAACCCCGACATCGTCGTGCTCGACGAGGCGACCTCGGCGCTCGACGAAAAGAGCCAGGACAAGATGATGAAGATGGTCACCGACGAGCTGCCGAAGGCGACCATCGTCAGCGTCGCGCATCGCGCCGAGCTGGAAGCCTTCCACAGCCGCAAGATCGTGCTGGAGCGGCGCAAGGGCGGCGCCAAGCTCGTCAGCGACATTGCCCTGATCCCGCGCAAGGGCAAGCGCCGGCTGCTCGGCCGATTCCTGCGGCAGCGGAAAGCGCCGAAGAAGGCGGCGTAG
- a CDS encoding FkbM family methyltransferase, translating to MTTDNIPSSAPFGAFAPNAAQAAIIRLATQSGLKRGAFRPWMSRLVNLLRSGPVDVQYQGASFRLYHQGSATERGALFNPDYNLDELDFLRQHTPSGGTFVDVGANVGTFALVMARQVGSTGKVIAIEPHPLTFGRLSFNQAASKAAQVRLVQAAAGDSDGELMIESGGGNLGATHVVTGTAGADAIKVPSLRLTRILDEAGVTQIDSLKIDVEGFEDRVLIGFFRDAPPSLWPRAVVIEHLSQDEWQQDCIADMVARGFAIVRKTRSNTFLSR from the coding sequence TTGACGACCGACAACATTCCTTCGTCCGCGCCGTTCGGCGCGTTTGCGCCGAACGCGGCGCAGGCCGCGATTATCCGCCTCGCGACGCAATCGGGGCTGAAGCGCGGCGCATTCCGCCCGTGGATGTCGCGGCTGGTCAACCTGCTGCGCAGCGGCCCCGTCGATGTGCAATATCAGGGCGCCTCGTTCCGGCTCTATCATCAGGGCAGCGCGACCGAGCGCGGCGCATTGTTCAATCCCGATTACAATCTCGACGAGCTCGATTTCCTGCGCCAGCACACCCCTTCGGGCGGCACCTTCGTCGACGTCGGCGCCAATGTCGGCACATTTGCCCTGGTGATGGCGCGACAGGTCGGCAGCACGGGCAAGGTGATCGCGATCGAGCCGCATCCGCTGACGTTTGGACGGCTCTCCTTCAACCAAGCCGCATCGAAGGCTGCGCAGGTGCGCCTGGTGCAGGCCGCGGCCGGCGACAGCGACGGCGAGTTGATGATCGAGAGCGGCGGCGGCAATCTCGGCGCCACCCATGTCGTCACCGGCACCGCCGGCGCCGACGCGATCAAGGTGCCGTCGCTGCGGCTGACGCGCATCCTCGACGAGGCCGGCGTCACCCAGATCGATTCGCTCAAGATCGACGTCGAGGGCTTTGAAGACCGCGTGCTGATCGGCTTCTTCCGCGACGCGCCGCCGTCGCTGTGGCCGCGAGCGGTGGTGATCGAGCACCTGTCGCAAGACGAATGGCAGCAGGATTGTATCGCCGACATGGTCGCGCGCGGCTTTGCGATCGTGCGCAAGACACGAAGCAATACGTTCCTGTCACGCTGA
- a CDS encoding VOC family protein yields the protein MIDHLGFSVSDYERAKAFYTKALAPLGYGLIMEVTAEQTGHAAAAGFGADGKPDFWFGAEGAMNKPVHIAIRADDRATVDAFYKAAIAAGGRDNGPPGIRPHYHPSYYGAFVLDPDGHNIEAVCHAPE from the coding sequence ATGATCGACCATTTGGGTTTTTCCGTCTCCGATTACGAACGCGCGAAGGCGTTCTACACCAAGGCGCTGGCGCCGCTCGGCTACGGCCTGATCATGGAAGTGACGGCCGAGCAGACCGGGCACGCTGCGGCCGCGGGCTTCGGCGCCGACGGCAAGCCCGACTTCTGGTTCGGCGCGGAAGGCGCCATGAACAAGCCCGTGCATATCGCCATTCGTGCTGACGACCGCGCCACGGTCGACGCGTTCTACAAGGCGGCGATCGCGGCCGGCGGACGCGACAATGGCCCACCCGGCATCCGCCCGCATTACCACCCGAGCTATTATGGCGCCTTCGTGCTCGACCCTGACGGCCACAATATCGAGGCGGTCTGCCACGCGCCGGAATAG